The Monodelphis domestica isolate mMonDom1 chromosome 7, mMonDom1.pri, whole genome shotgun sequence genome window below encodes:
- the LOC100025697 gene encoding LOW QUALITY PROTEIN: NEDD4-binding protein 1-like (The sequence of the model RefSeq protein was modified relative to this genomic sequence to represent the inferred CDS: inserted 5 bases in 3 codons; deleted 2 bases in 2 codons; substituted 2 bases at 2 genomic stop codons): MACRDLDLLPSPITKLSYNYILFQELIKQRSPGWWQRQRGEGGRPYLPTVAILQPTERDGLAELVVRGGLERPGRAPGAITTGWISGLGPGGQAGPGPGGGAAMARRSGQAVLDELPAPREKTAXLLANRGGIEGLFGVSLMVLGPPDTPIPLPTPSCIWLQLSGAKEAFCSAKEFIKGICEPELEEKECYPKDMHCIFVGAQNLFLKSLIQDTCADLSILDVGVLSIRGGAEAVVMARSHIQQFVKLFENNKSLPSTQNESEVKKQFKQFVESHADKYTMDLLILPSSLKKELLNLTHGEDPNELDYDDNDIIDLRDHTIEFTHNGIQEMNVSSDGQTFQEDERKQAGTPVSELTKQMDTVFXSVSKERICHKRRSSDTEERHTKKQFSLENVQGGEPPSATEKLTAGTVINLLFDSCTISEDLGIDVKDTTEEMEYNILVNFFKTMGYSQETVEKVIKEQGPSTEPLVLLEETEKENRKFXEEKEVFPRQSSFVCLEITEAKSKVICNSQNKFKMKFSPNKTKDHLQQNIIEQSQSPLRIEEKPGTSNCKMKTASLVPTEQRQKNWNSTQSHIPHIDIEMDGSSPSVSPLKKLLNDKGILTDMDFVARGTPSHQPRVPIIPENILYPKTGITVPKNNVNLICESQLGCCNPSQVKPNCQPLPPMPFYPSQRLPSVTSVKLAGQFNRCIDSSVTGVQRFWDTLKTPYRLELKNEPGRSDLRHIVIDGSNVAIAHGLNKFFSCRGIAIAIEYFWKLGNRNXFVPQWRTRRDPNITEQHFLTQLQDLGILSLTPARMVFGARIASHDDRFLLHLADKTSGIIVTNDNFREFETESVSWRETIXKRLLQYTFVGDIFMVPDDPLGRSGPRLEEFLRKEVCFGDFPPPLGALPSEGLHETAFRVPNTKAPSTSRQPTPPIQGILPSNWIAQHPNLPILQNLANIQPSLTIPPQRSPSETKQLREALLKVYPESEQRMKIDQILTAHPYMRDLNALSAMILD, from the exons ATGGCGTGCCGGGACCTAGATCTCTTGCCTTCCCCCATTACTAAGTTGTCATACAACTACATCCTGTTT caagaattaataaagcagcGCAGCCCCGGCTGGTGGCAGCggcaaaggggggagggggggcggccCTACCTTCCCACAGTTGCCATCCTGCAGCCCACTGAGCGGGATGGTTTAGCGGAGCTTGTGGTCCGCGGGGGCCTGGAGCGGCCAGGGAGGGCTCCGGGGGCCATCACCACTGGTTGGATCTCTGGATTGGGCCCCGGAGGCCAGGCCGGGCCGGGCCCTGGAGGAGGAGCAGCCATGGCAAGGCGCTCGGGCCAGGCCGTGCTGGATGAGTTGCCGGCCCCCAGGGAGAAGACGG CGCTGCTGGCAAACCGGGGCGGTATCGAGGGCCTTTTTGGGGTGTCCCTCATGGTGCTAGGCCCACCTGACACCCCCATACCGCTGCCCACACCCAGCTGCATCTGGCTTCAGCTCAGTGGGGCAAAGGAGGCCTTCTGTAGCGCCAAGGAATTCATCAAGGGAATCTGTGAACCtgaattagaagagaaagaatgttatccaaaGGACATGCACTGTATTTTTGTAGGGGCACAGAACCTGTTTCTTAAGAGTTTGATCCAGGATACATGTGCTGATCTGTCTATTCTGGACGTTGGTGTGCTTAGTATCAGAGGTGGTGCTGAGGCTGTTGTTATGGCCAGAAGTCACATACAGCAATTTGTGAAGCTCTTTGAAAATAACAAGAGTCTACCAAGTACTCAGAACGAATCAGAGGTGAAAAAGCAATTTAAACAATTTGTTGAGTCACATGCAGATAAATATACAATGGACTTGTTGATTTTACCCAGTTCATTGAAGAAAGAACTCCTAAATCTTACCCATGGTGAAGATCCAAATGAATTAgattatgatgataatgatattaTTGATCTTAGAGATCATACAATAGAATTTACACACAATGGCATCCAAGAGATGAACGTGTCCAGTGATGGTCAAACTTTTCAGGAGGATGAAAGGAAGCAAGCAGGGACCCCTGTTTCTGAGCTTACAAAACAAATGGACAcagtttt ttctgtttccaaagaAAGGATATGTCACAAAAGGAGATCTTCTGATACTGAAGAAAGGCACACAAAGAAGCAGTTTTCATTGGAAAATGTTCAGGGAGGTGAGCCTCCATCTGCTACTGAGAAATTGACTGCAGGCACAGTGATTAATCTGCTCTTTGATTCCTGTACAATCTCTGAAGATTTAGGCATTGATGTAAAAGACACTACTGAGGAAATGGAATATAACATCcttgtaaac ttttttaaaactatgggATATTCCCAGGAAACTGTAGAAAAAGTTATTAAGGAGCAGGGACCATCTACAGAACCATTAGTACTCCtagaagaaactgaaaaagaaaacagaaagttctaggaagaaaaagaagtcttCCCTAGACAAAGTTCATTTGTGTGTTTGGAGATCACTGAAGCCAAAAGCAAGGTGATTTGCAATAgtcaaaacaaatttaaaatgaaattttctccaaataaaacAAAGGATCACCTGCAACAAAACATAATAGAACAATCTCAGTCACCTCTCAGAATAGAAGAAAAACCAGGTACCTCAAACTGCAAAATGAAAACTGCCAGTTTAGTTCCAACAGAACAAAGA CAGAAAAATTGGAATTCTACCCAGAGCCATATTCCCCACATAGATATAGAAATGGATGGCTCTTCACCTTCTGTTTCCCCTTTGAAGAAGCTCTTAAATGACAAGGGAATACTTACAGACATGGATTTTGTTGCCAGAGGAACACCAAGTCACCAGCCAAGAGTACCAATTATTCCTGAAAATATTTTGTATCCAAAAACTGGGATCACAGTTCCAAAGAATAATGTTAATCTTATATGTGAAAGCCAGCTAGGATGTTGCAACCCTTCCCAAGTCAAGCCAAATTGCCAACCCCTCCCTCCAATGCCTTTCTATCCATCTCAGCGACTCCCTTCAGTTACTAGCGTTAAGCTGGCAGGACAATTCAATCGTTGTATTGATTCCTCAGTTACTGGGGTTCAAAGATTCTGGGATACTCTAAAAACACCATACAGGCTGGAATTAAAAAATGAACCAGGGAGATCAGATTTAAGGCACATTGTTATTGATGGGAGCAATGTTGCAATTGCTCATGGTCTCAATAAGTTCTTTTCCTGTCGGGGGATTGCAATAGCCATTGAATATTTTTGGAAACTTGGCAACAGAAA ATTTGTTCCTCAATGGAGAACAAGACGTGATCCTAACATCACAGAGCAGCATTTCTTGACCCAGCTCCAGGACCTTGGAATATTATCTTTAACCCCAGCCCGAATGGTCTTTGGAGCAAGAATTGCTTCTCATGATGACAGGTTTCTGTTGCACCTAGCTGACAAAACTAGTGGCATAATTGTAACCAATGATAACTTCAGAGAATTTGAGACTGAATCAGTATCTTGGAGAGAAACTATTTAAAAAAGGTTGCTTCAGTATACATTTGTTGGGGACATATTTATGGTTCCTgatgatcctctgggaagaagtggACCTAGATTAGAGGAGTTTCTTCGTAAAGAAGTCTGCTTTGGGGATTTTCCACCTCCACTGGGAGCTCTACCAAGTGAAGGACTACATGAAACTGCCTTCAGGGTCCCCAACACCAAGGCACCCAGCACCAGCCGACAACCCACACCCCCGATTCAGGGCATTCTTCCAAGCAACTGGATTGCCCAGCATCCCAACCTCCCGATCCTACAAAATCTAGCCAATATTCAACCAAGCCTGACAATTCCACCACAGAGATCCCCATCAGAAACCAAACAGCTGAGGGAAGCCCTCCTGAAGGTATACCCAGAGtcagaacaaagaatgaaaattgaTCAGATCCTGACAGCACATCCATATATGAGAGACCTGAATGCACTGTCAGCCATGATATTGGATTAA